One window of Phycisphaeraceae bacterium genomic DNA carries:
- a CDS encoding aminotransferase class III-fold pyridoxal phosphate-dependent enzyme, with the protein MTQVAKTVLPSIHHAAGAAETVGAQLKASPAVHAAIDAIVADLQSKSAQITDVRPPNPALKQSYDALMARAAETRGRALLYPYIGSGIGNGALVELSDGSVKWDMICGIGVHYFGHSDADLIKESLIGSLDDTVKSGNLQSNMDAYEFAETLATEAKKNSRLRYVYVSTSGAMVNENALKVCFQKHAPASRVIAFKDCFMGRSITMAQIGDTADYRQGIPLSTLVDYMPFWDEVAAERIGKTKFIDGAVAQLQEYITRYPGQHACFIFEMIQGEGGFNVGDRDFFKALMDVCKANKIAIWDDEIQTFARTNRLFAYEHFDLGQYIDVFCAGKLTQACVTMFSEEYNPKPGLLSGTFTGEGPSFRVGKRIIERLRDGNYYGDNGIIVKHQQAFRVEMNKLIAKFPGHFPAVPALGGGGNMLVGGTGGMMRFTPFGGKKEKVAGFCKTAFEHGVVLFYCGHGPYHLRMLPPMGVMKLEDWPRVFACLEKAFAAVPA; encoded by the coding sequence ATGACACAGGTTGCCAAGACGGTTTTACCTTCGATTCATCACGCGGCAGGAGCCGCCGAAACAGTGGGGGCTCAGTTGAAAGCCAGCCCGGCGGTGCACGCCGCGATCGATGCGATTGTCGCCGATCTGCAAAGCAAGAGTGCGCAGATCACCGATGTGCGTCCGCCCAACCCCGCGCTCAAGCAGTCCTACGACGCGCTCATGGCCCGCGCAGCCGAAACCCGGGGCCGGGCACTCCTTTATCCCTACATCGGCTCCGGCATCGGCAACGGCGCTCTCGTCGAGCTCTCCGACGGCAGCGTGAAATGGGACATGATCTGCGGCATCGGCGTCCACTACTTCGGGCACAGCGACGCCGACCTCATCAAGGAGAGCCTCATCGGTTCGCTCGACGACACCGTCAAGAGCGGCAATCTCCAGTCCAACATGGACGCCTACGAGTTTGCGGAAACTCTGGCGACCGAAGCCAAGAAGAACAGCCGGCTGCGCTATGTCTACGTGAGCACCTCGGGCGCGATGGTCAACGAGAACGCGCTCAAGGTTTGCTTCCAGAAGCATGCGCCCGCGAGCCGCGTGATCGCGTTCAAAGACTGCTTCATGGGCCGAAGCATCACCATGGCGCAGATTGGCGACACCGCCGATTATCGCCAGGGCATCCCGCTCAGCACGCTGGTGGACTACATGCCCTTCTGGGATGAAGTTGCCGCGGAACGCATCGGCAAGACCAAGTTCATCGACGGCGCCGTCGCGCAATTGCAGGAGTACATCACGCGCTACCCCGGCCAGCACGCCTGCTTCATCTTCGAGATGATTCAGGGCGAAGGCGGGTTCAACGTCGGCGACCGCGATTTCTTCAAGGCGCTGATGGATGTGTGCAAGGCGAACAAGATCGCGATCTGGGACGACGAGATCCAGACGTTTGCGCGGACGAACCGCCTCTTCGCGTACGAGCACTTTGACCTCGGCCAGTACATCGATGTCTTCTGCGCCGGCAAGCTCACGCAGGCCTGCGTCACCATGTTCAGCGAGGAGTACAACCCAAAGCCCGGCCTCCTCAGCGGCACGTTCACCGGCGAAGGCCCGTCGTTCCGCGTCGGCAAGCGCATCATCGAGCGTCTGCGCGACGGCAACTACTACGGCGACAACGGAATCATCGTCAAGCATCAGCAGGCCTTCCGCGTCGAGATGAACAAACTGATCGCGAAATTCCCCGGCCACTTCCCGGCGGTGCCCGCGCTCGGCGGGGGCGGAAACATGCTCGTCGGCGGCACCGGCGGCATGATGCGCTTCACCCCCTTCGGCGGCAAGAAGGAAAAAGTCGCCGGCTTCTGCAAGACCGCCTTCGAGCACGGAGTCGTGCTCTTCTACTGCGGCCACGGTCCGTACCACCTCCGCATGCTCCCGCCCATGGGAGTCATGAAGCTCGAAGATTGGCCGCGCGTCTTCGCTTGTCTTGAAAAGGCGTTCGCCGCGGTTCCGGCCTGA